One stretch of Zhihengliuella flava DNA includes these proteins:
- a CDS encoding DUF2975 domain-containing protein, with protein sequence MSDHRYMIPRLVTPLRVLLVLLFAGILAVQALMVATVIYEATEGGDAALPIPALVLLGGACLQFIIYCVWRLVGLVKAGSIFSATAFRWVAGILWAYGAALALWVLFTGVVGFLARFTDADIPPGIVLILMVIALAGVVLFLLIAVMRALLQQAVELRTEMEGVI encoded by the coding sequence ATGAGCGATCATCGATACATGATTCCTCGCTTGGTGACGCCGCTGCGCGTCCTGCTCGTCCTCCTCTTTGCCGGCATCCTCGCGGTCCAGGCGCTTATGGTGGCCACGGTGATCTACGAGGCCACGGAGGGCGGCGACGCGGCCCTGCCGATCCCCGCCCTCGTGCTGCTGGGTGGCGCGTGCCTGCAATTCATCATCTACTGCGTGTGGCGGCTGGTGGGCCTCGTCAAGGCCGGCAGCATCTTCTCCGCCACCGCCTTCCGCTGGGTGGCCGGCATCCTCTGGGCCTACGGCGCGGCGCTGGCCTTGTGGGTGCTCTTCACCGGCGTCGTCGGCTTCTTGGCTCGCTTCACGGACGCGGACATCCCGCCCGGGATCGTCCTGATCCTCATGGTGATCGCGCTCGCGGGCGTGGTTCTCTTCCTCCTCATTGCGGTGATGCGGGCCCTGCTACAGCAGGCCGTGGAGCTGCGCACCGAGATGGAAGGGGTCATCTAA
- a CDS encoding helix-turn-helix domain-containing protein yields MPIVVRLDVELAQRKLAVGDFAERVGLSPANVAVLKNGRAKAIRFSTLEAICRELDCQPGDLLEWVPDGQEPD; encoded by the coding sequence ATGCCGATCGTTGTGCGGCTCGACGTCGAGCTGGCCCAGCGCAAGCTGGCCGTCGGGGACTTCGCCGAGCGCGTGGGCCTCAGCCCCGCCAACGTGGCCGTGCTCAAGAACGGCCGGGCCAAGGCCATTCGATTCAGCACCTTGGAGGCGATCTGCCGGGAGCTCGACTGCCAGCCCGGCGACCTGCTGGAGTGGGTGCCGGACGGGCAGGAGCCCGATTAA
- a CDS encoding NAD(P)-dependent alcohol dehydrogenase: MTTVKAFGATSATDPLTPLSITRRAVGPRDVNIAIRYAGICHSDIHTLREEWGPLTFPQVVGHEIVGEVVEVGPEVTRHAVGDRVGVGCMVNSCRECEQCQAGNEHYCLNGNTQTYGSVDRDGSITQGGYSTHVVVDEDFVLTVPEALPYESAAPLLCAGITTYSPLRRWQAGPGTKVAVVGLGGLGHMAVKIAVAMGAEVTTISRTASKQEDALAFGATRHVATGEDGALESLRGSFDLIINTVSAPLDMDAYLAALAPEGSLINVGAPPQPLPVSVFSLIIGGRTFAGSNIGSIAETQEMLDFCAEHDISPETELISAEQINEAYERVLSSDVRYRFVIDTATL; the protein is encoded by the coding sequence ATGACTACCGTTAAAGCCTTTGGCGCCACCTCGGCGACCGACCCACTGACCCCCTTGTCCATCACCCGGCGCGCGGTGGGCCCGCGCGACGTGAACATCGCCATCCGCTACGCCGGCATCTGCCACAGCGACATCCACACCCTCCGCGAGGAGTGGGGGCCACTGACCTTTCCGCAGGTGGTGGGGCATGAGATCGTCGGTGAAGTCGTCGAGGTCGGCCCCGAGGTCACGCGCCACGCCGTCGGGGACCGCGTGGGCGTCGGCTGCATGGTCAACTCTTGCCGCGAGTGCGAGCAGTGCCAGGCGGGAAACGAGCACTACTGCCTGAACGGCAACACGCAGACCTACGGCTCCGTGGACCGGGACGGGAGCATCACCCAGGGCGGCTACTCCACGCACGTGGTCGTCGACGAGGACTTCGTCCTCACGGTCCCCGAGGCCCTGCCCTACGAATCCGCCGCACCGCTGCTGTGCGCGGGCATCACCACCTACTCCCCCTTGCGTCGCTGGCAGGCCGGACCCGGCACCAAGGTCGCCGTGGTCGGACTGGGCGGACTCGGCCACATGGCCGTGAAGATCGCGGTCGCCATGGGCGCCGAGGTCACCACCATTTCCCGCACCGCGTCCAAGCAGGAGGACGCGCTGGCCTTTGGCGCCACGCGCCATGTGGCCACCGGCGAGGACGGCGCGCTCGAGTCCCTCCGCGGATCCTTCGACCTGATCATCAACACGGTGAGCGCGCCCCTGGACATGGATGCCTACCTCGCCGCACTGGCTCCCGAGGGTTCCCTGATCAACGTCGGCGCCCCGCCGCAGCCCCTGCCGGTCTCCGTGTTTTCCCTGATCATCGGCGGGCGCACGTTTGCCGGGTCCAACATTGGGTCCATCGCCGAGACACAAGAAATGCTCGATTTCTGCGCCGAGCACGACATCTCCCCGGAGACGGAGCTCATCTCCGCCGAGCAGATCAATGAGGCCTACGAGCGCGTGTTGAGCAGCGACGTGCGCTACCGCTTCGTGATCGACACGGCCACGCTGTAG
- a CDS encoding pectate lyase family protein gives MRTTTSLRVRGAAAETLSAALIAGTALAASAAPSGQANPRAQTQQTALERQVLPDGDGWGSAGTGTTGGAEAASEHVYDVESRAELLAAFEDAGDAPKIIRVYGVIDGNEGPDGVPQSCDAYAAGTGYDFEAYLEEYAPETWGWDEEPYGALEDARDAAAGNQQAWIRWDIPSNTTLVGADSEAGITGAALRVNQQENVIIRNLTISDSRDCFPAWDPTDGDLGNWNSEYDLLQIINGSENVWLDHNTFTDAPNFDDELPEYFGRTYQTHDGAVDVTNGSTYVTMSYNRFEDHDKLMLIGSTDSPDRGDPGKLKVTIHHNVFKDIGQRAPRVRYGQVDVYNNHFIATDGAHVPYSYLFGVGAESHLHASHNAITGDIAAESVLKNWRGEVVTATHNTLNGHQVDLLAAHNAAVDAETQLAADASWTPQLRGKVHAPQAIPALLSRGTGPVLTAGE, from the coding sequence ATGCGCACCACCACGAGCCTTCGCGTTCGGGGCGCGGCAGCAGAGACGCTGTCCGCCGCCCTCATCGCCGGCACCGCTCTCGCCGCGAGCGCCGCACCGAGCGGCCAAGCGAACCCTCGCGCCCAAACCCAACAGACGGCGCTGGAGCGGCAGGTCTTGCCGGACGGCGACGGGTGGGGCTCGGCCGGCACCGGCACCACGGGCGGCGCGGAGGCCGCCAGCGAACACGTGTACGACGTCGAATCCCGCGCCGAACTCCTCGCGGCGTTCGAGGACGCCGGCGACGCCCCCAAGATCATCCGGGTCTACGGCGTCATCGACGGCAACGAGGGCCCGGACGGTGTTCCCCAGTCCTGTGACGCCTACGCGGCCGGCACCGGCTACGATTTCGAGGCCTACCTTGAGGAGTATGCGCCGGAGACCTGGGGGTGGGACGAGGAACCCTACGGCGCGCTAGAGGACGCCCGCGACGCGGCGGCCGGGAACCAGCAGGCCTGGATTCGCTGGGACATCCCCTCCAACACCACCCTCGTCGGTGCGGACTCCGAAGCGGGCATCACCGGTGCCGCCCTCCGGGTCAACCAGCAGGAAAACGTCATCATCCGGAACCTGACCATCAGCGATTCGCGCGACTGCTTCCCCGCGTGGGATCCCACGGACGGTGACTTGGGGAACTGGAACAGCGAGTACGACTTGCTGCAGATCATCAATGGTTCCGAGAACGTCTGGCTGGATCACAACACGTTCACGGACGCCCCGAACTTCGACGACGAACTGCCCGAATACTTCGGGCGGACCTACCAGACGCACGACGGCGCGGTGGATGTCACCAACGGCTCCACCTACGTGACGATGTCCTACAACCGGTTCGAGGATCACGACAAGCTGATGTTGATCGGCTCCACGGACTCGCCTGACCGCGGGGATCCCGGCAAGCTGAAGGTCACCATCCATCACAACGTCTTCAAGGACATCGGCCAGCGGGCCCCGCGGGTGCGCTACGGCCAGGTGGACGTCTACAACAACCACTTCATCGCCACCGACGGCGCGCACGTGCCGTACAGCTATCTGTTCGGCGTCGGCGCCGAGTCCCATCTGCATGCGTCCCACAACGCGATCACGGGTGACATCGCCGCCGAATCGGTGTTGAAGAACTGGCGCGGCGAGGTGGTCACGGCAACGCACAACACGCTTAATGGCCACCAGGTGGACCTGCTGGCCGCCCACAATGCGGCGGTCGACGCCGAGACCCAGCTCGCCGCGGACGCATCCTGGACGCCGCAGTTGCGCGGTAAAGTCCACGCGCCGCAGGCCATTCCGGCGTTGCTCTCTCGTGGCACCGGTCCCGTCCTCACGGCGGGGGAGTGA
- a CDS encoding pectinesterase family protein, whose product MREISTLSRRAVLRTLGLAAGAAAGSAALASAGASAHATGATSSFSVTPTTAGGAARGPVVFVVGDSTASAYEHGLRPRTGWGQALALLTGTKASVFDYAWSGASSKSFADAGKLETVRQMMRPGDYLLISFGHNDEKTSDPDRGTDPDTTFKEYLSRYLEAARSAGAHPVLVTPVERRRFDAAGIAQTSHGEYPRAMRELAESTGTPLVDLTELSLQLWQQLGPEGTLSHFLHLEPGAHPQYPEGREDNTHFHAVGALAVARLVARDLVAQGVTPGSWFTRLEREIDPLTETYWPPERPVDAARIIDVGPGGDFTSVQAAVDSVASRSGQRTVIRIAPGEYREVVRVPSDKERVTFLGLGERPEDTVLVYDNASGTPHPEGGTYGTTGSTSIRVDAAYFHAENLTFANDFDEAAHPEITSRQAVALRLAGDYSVLRNVRCLGHQDTLYVNSPSTGVQARFLFESCFVEGDVDFIFGRGTAVFDACRIVSLDRGEANNGYVTASSVDQSIKHGYLFDGCEFASTAARRTVHLGRPWHPGGDPNAIAQVLVRDSRLGDHIMASPWTDMSGFSWTEARFAEHHNRGPGSFHSEDRPQMSVAEAAEFTREAYLAGDDGWAPQLAGTSADSVALLSYAE is encoded by the coding sequence ATGAGGGAGATTTCGACGCTTTCCCGGCGCGCCGTCCTGCGCACACTGGGTCTCGCAGCCGGCGCCGCAGCGGGCTCGGCGGCGCTAGCGTCCGCGGGTGCCAGCGCACACGCCACGGGGGCGACGTCGTCGTTTTCCGTCACTCCAACCACCGCGGGTGGTGCAGCGCGCGGGCCGGTGGTGTTCGTCGTCGGTGACTCGACGGCGAGTGCCTACGAGCACGGGCTGCGCCCACGCACCGGCTGGGGCCAAGCGCTGGCCCTGCTCACCGGCACGAAGGCCTCGGTGTTCGATTACGCCTGGTCCGGTGCGTCTTCGAAGAGCTTCGCGGATGCGGGCAAGCTGGAGACGGTGCGGCAGATGATGCGCCCGGGCGACTACCTGCTCATTTCATTCGGGCACAACGATGAGAAGACCTCGGACCCCGACCGTGGCACGGACCCGGACACGACGTTTAAGGAGTATCTGAGCCGGTACCTCGAGGCGGCGCGCTCGGCCGGGGCGCACCCGGTGTTGGTCACGCCCGTGGAGCGTCGCCGGTTCGATGCGGCGGGGATCGCGCAGACCTCGCACGGCGAATATCCGCGGGCCATGCGTGAGCTGGCCGAGTCCACGGGGACGCCGTTGGTGGACCTGACCGAGCTGTCGCTGCAGCTGTGGCAACAGCTCGGTCCGGAGGGGACCCTGTCCCATTTCCTGCACCTCGAGCCGGGAGCGCACCCGCAGTACCCGGAGGGGCGGGAGGACAACACGCATTTCCACGCCGTGGGCGCGCTCGCCGTGGCTCGGTTGGTGGCGCGGGATCTTGTGGCTCAAGGCGTGACCCCCGGCAGCTGGTTCACGCGCCTCGAGCGGGAGATCGATCCGCTGACCGAGACGTATTGGCCGCCCGAGCGGCCTGTGGATGCGGCGCGGATCATCGACGTCGGGCCCGGCGGGGACTTTACGTCCGTGCAGGCGGCCGTCGACTCGGTGGCCTCGCGCAGCGGCCAGCGGACCGTCATTCGGATTGCTCCCGGAGAATACCGGGAGGTCGTGCGAGTGCCCTCTGACAAGGAACGCGTCACGTTCTTGGGGCTCGGCGAACGGCCGGAGGACACGGTGTTGGTCTATGACAACGCCTCCGGGACGCCGCACCCTGAGGGCGGGACGTACGGGACCACGGGCAGCACGTCCATTCGGGTTGACGCCGCGTACTTTCACGCGGAAAACCTCACCTTCGCGAATGATTTCGATGAGGCCGCGCACCCGGAGATCACCAGCCGGCAGGCGGTGGCGCTGCGGCTGGCCGGGGACTATTCGGTGCTGCGCAACGTCCGCTGCCTCGGCCATCAGGACACGCTCTACGTCAATTCCCCGTCCACGGGCGTGCAGGCGCGGTTCCTGTTCGAGTCCTGCTTCGTGGAGGGGGACGTGGACTTCATCTTCGGCCGCGGCACCGCCGTCTTCGACGCGTGCCGGATCGTGTCCTTGGACCGCGGTGAGGCCAACAATGGCTATGTCACGGCCAGTAGCGTGGATCAGTCCATCAAGCACGGTTATCTGTTCGACGGGTGCGAGTTCGCCTCGACGGCGGCGCGCCGGACCGTGCATCTGGGCAGGCCGTGGCACCCGGGCGGGGACCCCAACGCGATCGCCCAAGTCCTCGTGAGGGACTCGCGGCTGGGGGACCACATCATGGCCTCCCCGTGGACGGACATGAGCGGGTTCTCCTGGACGGAGGCCCGGTTCGCCGAGCATCACAACCGGGGTCCGGGTTCGTTCCACTCGGAAGACCGTCCGCAGATGTCGGTCGCGGAGGCGGCTGAGTTCACGCGGGAGGCTTACCTCGCGGGTGACGATGGCTGGGCGCCGCAGCTGGCCGGCACGTCAGCGGACAGCGTGGCCCTGCTCAGCTACGCCGAGTAG
- a CDS encoding thiamine pyrophosphate-binding protein: MNPAPSEGTVSAAVAQVVATQASDVFALMGNGNAYFTDALARATDVRVTAVRHEQATVASADAYHRATRRIAVATTTYGPGFTNTLTALAEAALARIPLVFVVGDAPASGRRPWDLDQKALAEATGALTLTVNAATPRADTLRAFALATSQRRPVALFIPHDVAGAPAQDAAPDQKFADATQRVRPEHSTEARNLPELSRAVQILAQAKRPLILAGRGARHAAAELGDLADRLGALTASTAPARGTFAGREWDLGVCGGFASEASSALIHRADVVLAAGAALNQFTTSFGDQFASDAVVVQIDIEDLPTAPRVDLHLSGDSRAVTRDVLTALADHPVPTKRWAGEAPAAQQSQLSLDRDPGSGIAADGRLDPRSAMVALNTILPQRRQIVSDGGHFIGWANGYFDVPEPDSLLLVGTHFQAIGLGFPAAPGALRARPDVTTVLVTGDGGGLMGISDLDTVIRQAASAVVLVFNDACYGAEIHQYGSRGFDEAVMEIDEVDFAGIARGHGAEAAVVKTMDDLETVRTWVSEGARGTLVVDLRISRTVVAPFLTEIIDKTMR, translated from the coding sequence ATGAACCCCGCACCATCAGAGGGCACCGTCTCCGCGGCCGTCGCCCAGGTTGTGGCAACCCAGGCCAGCGACGTCTTTGCTCTCATGGGCAACGGCAATGCCTATTTCACGGATGCGTTAGCCCGAGCAACTGACGTCCGCGTCACCGCCGTGCGGCACGAGCAGGCTACCGTAGCGTCAGCAGATGCCTACCACCGCGCCACGCGGCGGATCGCGGTGGCCACAACAACGTATGGGCCCGGGTTTACGAATACACTCACGGCACTCGCTGAAGCCGCGCTAGCACGCATTCCACTGGTCTTTGTGGTGGGCGACGCCCCAGCTTCCGGGCGTCGTCCGTGGGATCTTGACCAGAAGGCCCTAGCCGAGGCCACCGGCGCCCTCACTCTCACGGTGAACGCCGCGACGCCGCGCGCCGACACTCTGCGGGCCTTCGCGCTCGCGACATCACAGCGCCGTCCGGTAGCGCTCTTCATCCCCCACGACGTCGCCGGTGCGCCCGCGCAGGACGCGGCCCCTGACCAGAAATTCGCCGACGCAACGCAGCGTGTTAGGCCCGAGCACTCCACAGAGGCCCGCAACCTACCCGAGCTGAGCCGCGCCGTACAGATCCTCGCGCAGGCCAAACGCCCCCTGATCTTGGCCGGCCGTGGGGCGCGACATGCCGCCGCCGAACTGGGCGACTTGGCCGACCGCCTTGGCGCGCTGACTGCTAGCACAGCCCCCGCTCGCGGGACCTTCGCTGGGCGAGAATGGGACCTCGGTGTGTGCGGCGGTTTTGCTTCCGAAGCGTCATCCGCACTGATCCACCGCGCTGACGTAGTCCTTGCGGCTGGCGCTGCACTGAACCAATTCACCACGTCCTTCGGTGACCAGTTCGCCTCAGACGCCGTCGTCGTCCAAATCGACATAGAGGACCTGCCGACGGCGCCGCGGGTGGACCTCCACCTCAGCGGTGATAGCCGCGCTGTGACGCGGGACGTGCTGACCGCCCTCGCCGACCACCCGGTGCCAACAAAGCGCTGGGCAGGGGAAGCGCCCGCCGCGCAGCAGTCCCAACTCAGTCTCGACCGCGATCCCGGCAGCGGTATCGCTGCAGATGGCCGCCTCGATCCGCGCAGCGCCATGGTGGCCCTCAACACCATCCTGCCGCAGAGGCGGCAAATCGTCTCCGACGGTGGGCACTTTATTGGGTGGGCCAACGGCTACTTCGATGTTCCCGAGCCCGATTCGCTTCTCCTCGTCGGCACGCACTTTCAGGCCATCGGACTGGGTTTTCCGGCAGCGCCGGGCGCACTACGGGCCCGCCCGGACGTGACAACCGTCTTAGTGACGGGGGACGGCGGGGGACTGATGGGAATTTCCGACCTAGACACGGTCATTCGTCAGGCCGCGAGCGCCGTGGTCCTAGTGTTCAATGACGCTTGCTATGGCGCGGAAATTCACCAGTACGGCTCCCGCGGATTCGACGAGGCGGTCATGGAAATCGATGAGGTCGACTTTGCCGGAATAGCCCGTGGGCACGGCGCCGAGGCCGCGGTGGTGAAAACCATGGACGACCTGGAGACCGTGCGGACTTGGGTGAGCGAGGGTGCGCGTGGAACGCTCGTCGTTGATCTGCGCATCAGCCGCACCGTCGTTGCACCGTTCCTTACCGAGATCATTGACAAAACCATGCGCTAA
- a CDS encoding NAD(P)-dependent oxidoreductase yields MTYKVLFVNPLNDYIDRLVEATPEGFAVAVMPPETDVSRLCQEAADADFIISGVEVPEEVFRAAPNVQFIQYMSSGYGQLPLETLNDLGVPVAQMKTHSISVAEHALTLMLTVLRRIPASTQLLREGKWRQDLDETSYSELYGKTVGIVGLGNIGRWVGRIVRHGFGANVIFYDDAEIPLTVSELLDARAVPLDELMENSDVVCVNLPLNDRSGQLIGETELGLMKSSAVLVNVGRGEVIDESALIRALQEGRIAGAGLDVYDREPLDLKSPLLDLEQVVCTPHMAGVGWENVQRRIATVWENIQAVAQGETPRGVVTTNARVLEEAS; encoded by the coding sequence ATGACGTACAAGGTCCTCTTCGTCAATCCGCTCAATGACTACATTGATCGGCTGGTTGAGGCGACTCCCGAAGGGTTCGCCGTCGCAGTAATGCCCCCGGAGACTGACGTTTCGCGTTTGTGCCAAGAGGCCGCCGACGCAGACTTCATCATCTCCGGCGTCGAGGTACCGGAAGAGGTGTTCCGCGCCGCGCCCAACGTGCAGTTCATCCAATACATGAGCTCGGGATACGGGCAGCTTCCCCTGGAGACCCTCAACGATCTCGGCGTTCCGGTGGCGCAGATGAAGACTCACTCGATTTCCGTTGCCGAACACGCGCTGACACTGATGCTGACCGTCCTGCGCCGGATTCCTGCCTCGACGCAGTTGCTACGCGAAGGCAAGTGGCGCCAAGACCTTGATGAGACGTCTTACTCAGAGCTCTACGGCAAGACCGTTGGCATCGTCGGGCTCGGCAACATTGGACGTTGGGTCGGGCGAATCGTGCGGCACGGGTTTGGGGCCAACGTGATCTTCTACGACGACGCGGAGATTCCGCTGACGGTTTCCGAGCTGCTCGATGCCCGCGCGGTTCCCCTGGATGAACTCATGGAGAACTCCGACGTCGTCTGCGTCAACCTGCCACTCAATGATCGGTCCGGCCAGCTCATCGGCGAGACCGAACTTGGCCTCATGAAATCCAGCGCTGTTCTCGTCAACGTCGGGCGAGGCGAGGTGATCGACGAATCGGCTCTCATCCGTGCCCTGCAGGAAGGCCGAATCGCCGGAGCCGGCTTAGATGTCTACGATCGCGAACCGTTGGACCTGAAGAGCCCATTGCTCGACCTCGAACAAGTCGTCTGCACTCCGCACATGGCCGGAGTCGGGTGGGAAAACGTCCAGCGTCGGATCGCCACCGTGTGGGAGAACATTCAGGCGGTCGCTCAAGGCGAAACCCCGCGCGGAGTCGTGACCACGAACGCCCGGGTGTTGGAGGAGGCCTCATGA
- a CDS encoding isocitrate/isopropylmalate dehydrogenase family protein, with protein sequence MTRYNISVIPGDGIGPEVINAATTVLDACQNHYGLELDYTFHDFSADLYRRTGRKITPADMDEIGTSDAVLFGAMGLPDVRTPEGLELGAQVEMRAHYGLFASLRPVRLYEGVTSPVKADSIDMLVIRETTEGMFAGLNDKHEPSDETASDRMTITRATSEKLFDVAFAQARARRERGTPGHVTLLHKSNALRSNVLLEKVFDEVAARNTDIGSAKYYIDAGSMHMVMDPSRFDVVVSENIFGDIVSEIAAGLVGGLGVAPSADVSLTHGVFQPSHGSAPDIAGQDVANPIAMILSAAMMLTWLGERRDDQRCTIVAEHIQTAVRTTLASGPRPRDLGGSAPTREVVEAIISNLPASDAATSEGLK encoded by the coding sequence ATGACCCGCTACAACATCTCGGTGATTCCGGGAGACGGGATCGGCCCCGAGGTCATCAATGCGGCCACAACTGTGCTGGACGCATGCCAGAACCACTACGGGCTCGAGCTCGACTACACCTTTCACGACTTCAGCGCTGACCTCTACCGACGGACGGGGCGCAAGATCACTCCGGCCGACATGGATGAGATCGGTACGTCCGACGCCGTCCTATTCGGCGCGATGGGCTTGCCGGATGTCCGTACCCCCGAAGGCCTCGAGCTCGGGGCTCAGGTAGAAATGCGCGCCCACTACGGTCTTTTCGCGAGTCTCCGCCCGGTACGCCTCTACGAAGGCGTCACCAGTCCGGTCAAAGCGGACTCCATTGACATGCTGGTGATCCGCGAAACGACCGAAGGGATGTTTGCCGGCCTCAACGACAAGCACGAACCCAGTGATGAAACGGCCAGCGATCGCATGACCATTACGAGGGCCACGAGCGAAAAGCTTTTCGACGTGGCCTTCGCCCAAGCGCGCGCCCGCCGTGAACGTGGCACACCGGGGCACGTCACCCTGCTGCACAAGTCCAATGCCCTGCGCAGCAACGTGTTGCTGGAGAAGGTCTTCGACGAGGTCGCGGCGCGAAACACGGACATTGGCAGCGCTAAGTACTACATTGACGCCGGCTCCATGCACATGGTCATGGACCCGAGCAGGTTCGACGTCGTCGTCTCAGAAAACATCTTTGGCGACATCGTCTCAGAGATCGCCGCGGGGCTCGTGGGCGGACTGGGCGTTGCCCCCTCCGCGGACGTGAGCCTGACCCACGGGGTGTTTCAGCCGTCGCACGGGAGCGCGCCGGACATTGCGGGACAAGACGTCGCGAACCCAATCGCCATGATTCTCTCCGCTGCCATGATGCTCACCTGGCTCGGCGAGCGCCGGGATGACCAGCGCTGCACGATCGTGGCCGAGCACATCCAGACCGCCGTGCGAACCACGCTCGCGTCCGGTCCACGCCCTCGCGACCTGGGTGGTTCCGCCCCCACGCGCGAAGTGGTCGAGGCCATCATCAGCAATCTGCCCGCCTCAGACGCGGCCACGTCGGAAGGTCTCAAATGA
- a CDS encoding CaiB/BaiF CoA transferase family protein, translating to MSKHSTSGLPLEGVRVLELGNFIAAPFAGRVFADFGAEVIKIEKPGTGDELRDWRKARGGTSMLFRTMARNKKSVVLDLRTEEGQEAVRQLTAECDVLIENFRPGVLEGWGLGPDELQAINPDLVFVRISGYGQTGPYRDRAGFGSSAEAFGGLRYITGEPDRPAARSAASLADTVAGLYGVIGALIIMLQRSRGGQSDAAPLVDVALYEGVFSLLESLVPDYDAYGMVRQRTGGHLPGVVPTGSYPTGDGLEVVIGGNSASVFKRLMRAVGREDLADDVALESTEARSAREEELNGLISAWTQARPLGEALHALNAAGVPAGPVYDAPSIAEDEHFLARGMVQKHQVVIEDEPEDVRFPGVVPVLPGREGIVRWVGPDLGAHTEEVLSRLAVSGTNSSAGRSA from the coding sequence ATGTCGAAGCACAGTACGTCCGGTCTACCCCTCGAAGGAGTCCGCGTTCTTGAACTAGGAAACTTCATCGCCGCCCCGTTTGCCGGGCGCGTGTTCGCCGATTTCGGGGCAGAAGTCATCAAGATTGAAAAGCCGGGGACGGGCGATGAGCTGCGCGATTGGCGCAAGGCGCGCGGCGGCACGTCAATGCTCTTTAGGACCATGGCACGGAATAAGAAGTCCGTGGTGTTGGACCTCCGAACGGAAGAAGGTCAAGAGGCCGTTCGGCAGTTGACCGCCGAGTGTGACGTGCTGATCGAGAACTTCCGTCCTGGCGTCCTCGAAGGGTGGGGGCTGGGGCCGGATGAGCTACAAGCCATCAATCCGGATCTCGTCTTTGTTCGGATTTCGGGGTATGGGCAAACGGGCCCGTACCGTGACCGCGCAGGATTCGGAAGCTCGGCGGAAGCCTTCGGCGGGCTTCGCTACATCACCGGAGAGCCAGACCGGCCAGCGGCGCGGTCCGCGGCCAGCTTGGCTGATACGGTCGCGGGCCTCTACGGCGTCATCGGAGCCCTCATCATCATGCTGCAACGCAGCCGCGGAGGACAAAGCGATGCAGCTCCCCTCGTCGATGTGGCGCTGTACGAAGGTGTCTTTAGCCTCTTGGAATCCCTGGTCCCGGATTACGACGCCTACGGCATGGTGCGTCAGCGCACCGGGGGCCACCTCCCAGGCGTGGTGCCCACCGGGTCCTATCCCACCGGCGATGGCCTTGAAGTCGTGATTGGCGGCAATTCGGCCTCCGTCTTCAAACGGCTCATGCGCGCGGTCGGTCGTGAGGACTTGGCGGACGACGTTGCGCTGGAATCCACGGAGGCGCGCAGTGCGAGAGAAGAGGAGCTTAACGGCCTCATTTCAGCGTGGACTCAAGCACGTCCGCTCGGAGAGGCGCTGCACGCATTGAATGCGGCCGGCGTACCAGCTGGCCCGGTCTATGACGCGCCGTCGATTGCGGAGGACGAGCACTTTCTGGCGCGCGGAATGGTCCAAAAGCACCAAGTCGTCATCGAGGATGAGCCGGAGGACGTCCGTTTCCCCGGCGTCGTGCCTGTCCTGCCCGGCCGCGAGGGCATCGTGCGCTGGGTCGGACCGGACTTGGGAGCCCACACGGAGGAAGTGCTGTCTCGGTTGGCGGTTTCCGGCACCAATAGCTCGGCAGGTCGGTCCGCATGA